The Acanthopagrus latus isolate v.2019 chromosome 13, fAcaLat1.1, whole genome shotgun sequence genome contains a region encoding:
- the gemin5 gene encoding gem-associated protein 5 isoform X1: MHERSLPASPNWYCSRCSDVSRSGLLGVGAKNIIFLIDVSASSCRVVGELAGHRDLVSGFSFCQHAGQSHLCVSSSNDGCIRFWDSDNKVLIKEHAAHQTPVAAVHWSPVDKNLVVSGDEKGVVVCHWFNTGDTSSFFPEPRTIFCLTCSPHTWSTVAVGYKDGMIVLIDLSKKGEVIHRLRGHDDEIHSLAWSSLVGEDALYNRPEDSEVANSGAPAGDGTGCYLASGSKDQTVRIWSSAKGKSVMTLKLPYVKKRGSAVDPGVKERLWLHVHWPRGQPTQLVSSCFSGELVMWDLTRTGKQRWTLFGTSSEGQNHNRIVFNMSSVLVQDNRELLISTSMDREIKCWDLASLDCCWTLPTLGGFVYALTFSPVGTGCLALGVGDNMIRVWNTLTTQNQYDTRSFWQGIKSKVTALAWHPRKEGSLSFGTDDGKVGIYDVFSNKPPQISSSYHRKTVYTLAWGPPVPPMSFGAAGGKSSISLYSCAGEGTILQHDPSRLSGEASDIDKLIRDTNSIKHKLSPHTDLSWKPDGKVVAIGNEDGCIEVYQAPSLKLLCSIQQHHKIINTLRWHHDHSSAPELHCLLASGSSNAIVYVHDLRAIIENPPESPVVLTEPHRRLCGHTAKITDMAWSPHHDARLVTASYDGTAQVWDVLQEEALSNYRGHIGYLLCVDWSPVDPDVIWTGGKDFTLQEWRVSKQEFTKPPKGKKMLELKEKTKTNPKQKKKNKKPPGAGGAVPLEMNGGPVTGPKATKEQEPSEDEEDEVSSTNSSVPTVSSESQWKSSAAIKSKDKTDLLKKKKPRSMLPISTSMDHRPKEDLLQDCINLASVKHSKAPPAGCVPGQGEHIHLGLFSDRQALYRMFEAEEEAHVEAAHFDCVVYLRLWSGDLEGALQLATERGELNDHLLSVAPMAGFEVWSRTVEAFVKQLCLQEQYLKAASHLLSVNKLYEAVDLLRSHKLYREAIALVKARLPAEDPVLKELYTCWAAVLEKDGHFSAAAKCHLAAGASFDAAKVIARKSDVSSLRTAASLARISGEVALAQSLALRCAKDLAAALDWVGAQEVLSSQESLLVHRLHLCVAELLAAMLADPQVESQSCVSSHPWVSLGERHVCLQDRVRDVWEQQFGVSQKSEGRRGVGALLQELKSAESPTPTPNVPLRQVQLYSSLHLTRAVLSWLLDDEGQLIKELWKAVAWFRDAGHLSVSAELCRLLFPDADVSVFSRKHPKILDHTEEEAKAAATSLQAFINYQHLYEHWWRSSTRITNGSAADSRPADELKDKVMNGEISESEESVCPVTRWCDKLDFDASLLLSERHAACQAVQRSVREVQERLAAMVVQHSRAQEGKPDSAEKETDGPTQISTTTESPGSQASADAGRRPEDQDTLLTLSSKMSEHQKQLVELPDTVKMYPHPDVVECCLVLLHVSKASPSVSESLQQQAKDLLRKYATGPTVHKASKQFLT, encoded by the exons ATGCACGAAAGGTCCCTTCCCGCCTCTCCCAACTGGTACTGCTCCCGCTGCAGTGACGTCAGCAGGAGCGGTTTACTGGGCGTCGGAGCCAAAAACATCATCTTCTTGATTGACGTGTCTGCGTCCTCCTGCAGGGTCGTAG GTGAGCTCGCCGGCCATCGAGACCTGGTGTCaggtttctctttctgtcagcATGCAGGGCAGAGTCACCTCTGCGTCAGCTCCTCCAACGACGGCTGCATTCGCTTCTGGGATTCAGACAACAAGGTTCTCATAAAGGAACATGCAGCTCATCAG ACCCCCGTGGCAGCGGTGCACTGGTCTCCGGTGGATAAGAACCTGGTGGTGTCTGGAGATGAGAAGGGTGTCGTGGTCTGTCACTGGTTCAACACAGGCGACACCTCCAGCTTCTTTCCCGAGCCCAGGACCATCTTCTGCCTCACCTGCTCGCCTCACACCTGGAGCACTGTGGCCGTGGG GTACAAAGATGGGATGATCGTACTGATCGATTTGAGTAAGAAAGGCGAGGTGATTCACCGCCTCCGGGGACACGATGATGAGATTCACTCTCTGGCGTGGTCGTCGCTGGTTGGTGAGGATGCTCTGTACAACAGACCTGAGGACAGTGAAG TAGCCAACAGTGGAGCTCCTGCTGGAGATGGGACGGGCTGCTATCTTGCATCTGGGAGCAAAGACCAGACGGTGAGGATCTGGAGCTCAGCGAAGGGGAAAA GTGTGATGACTCTGAAGCTGCCGTATGTGAAGAAAAGAGGCTCTGCAGTCGACCCCGGGGTCAAAGAGAGACTCTGGCTCCATGTCCACTGGCCCAGGGGACAACCGACACAACTCGtgtccagctgcttcag TGGTGAGTTGGTGATGTGGGACTTGACCAGGACTGGGAAGCAGAGGTGGACTCTGTTCGGGACGTCTTCAGAGGGTCAGAACCACAACAGGATCGTATTCAACATGAGTTCAGTCCTCGTGCAGGACAACAGAGAGCTGCTCATCAGCACCTCCATGGACAGAGAG ATTAAATGCTGGGATCTGGCCTCTCTGGACTGCTGCTGGACCCTGCCCACGCTGGGTGGTTTCGTCTATGCCCTGACCTTCTCTCCGGTGGGCACAGGGTGTCTGGCGCTGGGCGTGGGCGACAACATGATCCGGGTGTGGAACACACTGACCACCCAGAACCAGTATGACACCAGGTCCTTCTGGCAGGGCATCAAGTCCAAGGTCACAGCG CTGGCGTGGCACCCGAGAAAAGAAGGATCCTTGTCTTTTGGAACAGATGATGGTAAAGTCGGTATCTACGATGTCTTCTCAAACAA GCCTCCTCAGATATCGAGCTCCTATCACCGAAAAACGGTGTACACGTTGGCCTGGGGACCCCCAGTCCCCCCGATGTCATTTG GTGCAGCGGGAGGAAAGTCGTCCATCAGCCTGTACAGTTGCGCCGGCGAGGGCACCATCCTTCAGCACGATCCGTCCAGGCTGAGCGGTGAAGCTTCCGACATCGACAAGCTGATCAGAGACACCAACAGCATCAAG CACAAGCTGTCTCCACACACCGACCTCAGCTGGAAGCCAGATGGGAAAGTGGTTGCCATCGGCAACGAGGATGG gtgtATTGAGGTGTATCAGGCTCCTAgtctgaagctgctgtgcagcatccagcagcatcACAAGATCATCAACACGTTGCGGTGGCATCATGACCACAGCTCTGCACCGGAGCTGCACTGCCTCCTGGCCTCGGGCTCCAGCAACGCCATCGTCTATGTGCACGACCTCCGCGCCATCATAG AGAATCCTCCAGAAAGCCCCGTGGTGTTGACGGAGCCTCATCGCAGGCTGTGCGGTCATACAGCTAAAATCACGGATATGGCCTGGAGTCCACACCACGACGCCCGGCTGGTAACCGCCTCGTATGATGGCACAGCCCAG GTGTGGGAcgtgctgcaggaggaggctcTCTCTAACTACCGGGGTCACATCGGTTATCTGCTGTGCGTGGACTGGTCGCCCGTCGACCCAGACGTGATCTGGACCGGAGGGAAGGACTTCACCTTGCAGGAGTGGAGAGTCTCCAAACAAGAGTTTACAAAGCCGCCTAAAG GGAAAAAGATGCTGGAGCTAAAGGAGAAGACGAAGACCAACCctaagcagaagaagaagaacaaaaagcCACCAGGTGCCGGAGGAGCTGTACCACTAGAGATGAACGGAGGACCAGTCACAGGACCAAAAGCAACGAAAGAACAGGAGCCGtctgaggatgaggaagatgaagtCAGCTCAACCAACAGTTCTGTACCAACAG tCTCTTCAGAGTCACAATGGAAATCCTCTGCTGCCATAaagagcaaagacaaaacag acctgctgaagaagaagaagccgcGCTCCATGCTGCCCATCAGCACCTCCATGGACCATCGGCCCAAAGAAGATCTGCTGCAAGACTGCATCAATCTGGcctcagtcaaacacagcaAGG cgccccctgcaggctgtGTCCCAGGACAGGGAGAGCACATCCATCTGGGCCTGttctctgacagacaggctCTGTATCGCATGTTTGAGGCAGAAG AGGAGGCTCACGTGGAGGCGGCTCACTTCGACTGTGTCGTGTACCTGCGGCTGTGGAGCGGAGACCTGGAGGGGGCGCTGCAGCTCgccacagagagaggagagctgaacGACCACCTGCTCTCAGTCGCTCCTATGG ccGGGTTCGAGGTGTGGAGCCGGACAGTGGAGGCCTTCGTCAAGCAGCTGTGCCTGCAGGAGCAGTACCTGAAGGCAGCATCCCACCTGCTGTCAGTCAACAAGCTGTACGAGGCCGTCGACCTGCTGCGCTCGCACAAACTCTACAG ggaggCCATCGCTCTGGTCAAAGCCAGACTGCCAGCAGAAGATCCCGTCCTGAAGGAGCTGTACACCTGCTGGGCCGCCGTGCTGGAGAAGGACGGACATTTCTCCGCAGCTGCTAAATG TCACCTGGCTGCTGGTGCCAGTTTTGACGCTGCTAAAGTCATCGCCAGGAAGAGTGACGTGTCCTCGCTGAGGACGGCGGCCAGCCTAGCGAGAATCTCGGGAGAGGTCGCTCTGGCTCAGTCGCTGGCGCTGAGGTGTGCTAAAGACCTGGCTGCTGCTCTGGACTGGGTCGGAGCCCAGGAGGTCCTGAGCTCACAGGAGAGTCTGTTG GTCCACAGGCTGCACCTCTGCGTCGCCGAGCTGCTGGCTGCGATGCTGGCGGACCCCCAGGTTGAATCTCAGTCCTGCGTCTCCAGTCACCCGTGGGTGTCTCTGGGTGAGCGGCACGTCTGCCTCCAGGACCGAGTGAGAGACGTGTGGGAGCAGCAGTTTGGGGTTTCACAGAAGTCAGAAGGACGCCGCGGCGTCGGAGCTCTTCTGCAGGAGCTGAAGTCTGCAGAGAGTCCAACACCCACCCCCAATGTTCCTCTGAGACAG GTCCAGCTGTATTCATCCCTTCACCTGACGCGTGCTGTGTTGAGCTGGTTGTTGGACGATGAGGGGCAGCTGATCAAGGAGCTGTGGAAGGCAGTGGCCTGGTTCAGAGATGCCGGACACCTCAGTGTCTCTGCGGAGCTCTGCAGGCTGCTGTTTCCTGACG ccgatgtgagtgttttttcaAGGAAACATCCCAAAATACTTGatcacacagaagaagaagccaaaGCTGCTGCCACCAGTCTGCAGGCTTTTATCAACTACCAGCACCTGTATGAGCACTGGTGGAGGAGCTCCACCCGGATCACGAACGGATCAGCAGCTGACTCCAGACCTGCAGACGAGCTGAAGGATAAAGTGATGAACGGAGAAATATCGGAGTCAGAAGAGAGTGTCTGCCCGGTGACTAGGTGGTGTGATAAACTGGACTTTGATGcatctctgcttctgtctgagCGTCACGCAGCCTGTCAGGCCGTCCAGAGGTCGGTGAGGGAGGTCCAGGAGCGGCTGGCAGCCATGGtggtgcagcacagcagagcccAGGAAGGGAAGCCCGACTCTGcggagaaagagacagacggTCCCACGCAGATCTCCACGACCACAGAGTCACCTGGCAGCCAGGCGTCCGCTGATGCTGGGCGACG GCCCGAGGATCAGGACACTCTGCTCACTTTGTCTTCCAAGATGTCAGAACACCAGAAACAGCTGGTCGAACTGCCTGACACAGTCAAG ATGTATCCTCACCCAGACGTTGTTGAATGCTGCCTGGTCCTCCTGCACGTCAGCAAGGCTTCACCCTCCGTCTCCGAGTCCCTCCAACAACAGGCCAAAGATCTCCTCCGCAAATATGCAACTGGCCCCACCGTCCACAAAGCCTCCAAACAGTTCCTCACCTGA